The window CTGTTGGGGCTTTTGCTGTTTTTGGTATTGAGATGTCGGAATTACAAGAAGCAAGAGAAAATGAGGGAGATGGAGAGAGCTGGAGAGACAGGGGAAGCTCTGAGGATGACTCAGGTCGGTGAAACTAGAGCACCTACAGCTACTACTACTCGTACACAACCCATGCTTGAAACGGAATACGCAGCTTAGATAATCTTTGtgtacatcatcatcatcatcatcacatcttcttgatcatctttgtctttttttttccttcttcaattattcttcttttggtaaagtgtttttcttttctgattatttttttctttgtggttaGCAAGTTGATACTTCCACATTCATCTTGTTTCTCTACTGGTGATAAGGAAATAagtaatattgttttctttttttttgtgctctcaaaatcaaaaaaactttggtggctctctctctcttcatggGAATGAAAAGTGTTGGGATTGCTTCTGGAGTGCACtcactttgttttcttctaactACTTTTGCTGTAAAGCtttgatcttttattttgtaataatgtCAACAACATCTTTTGTCTCACAAGCAGAcagttgagaagaagatgattatctCATCTATACTCAAACTCTGTTACTTTGAGCTTAGCATTCTTTATAGAAGAAACTAGTTTGTTCTTAAGATTCAAGTGTTTGTTACTCTAGTTGTAACATTTGTTGTAGTTATATGCTTCATGCAACTTGTTGACCCGAACTATGTCTTATATTAGAAAAGCACCATCAAAAGAATATCTTTTTTGGAACATTGGAGGATGGATTGCGTTTGTTCTGTCTCTTCTTTAGAAGATGGCTTGCAGTGTATACTACTACAGAAGCTGATTTATATTACAACGTTTATGTTTACATCCAAACTGTCTCCTTTGCTTACTTTCTATGAAAAGTAAGCACGTTCACATGGATATTGCAATTTGGAAAAACACTGTTTCCCAATTCCCACTACCAGGTATGGAGTTAATGTGAATACATGACTAAGTTACCCTGGCTTGGGACTTCTTATGGCGTCTTGCTCATATCAAGAAAAATGCTATGACAACAATGTAAATGGCAAATTTAACATTGCAGTATCTTCTCTGACCTCTGCAGATAATCAGGAGATGTTATTTGTCCCATCATTTCATAAGCTAAAATGTCTGTGTTTCGAAATGAAGATGAAGTGCACTGTTATATAAATGCTCCTATTAATTGTGTTTTATGTACTACCAAATAATTGCCAgtcttttttgttaaaaggaaaCTACAATTGTAGAATATTCgtctattttcttcttttttctgttaTCTGTTCTATGAGAAAGCTAAAGAATTCTACTCATCAAAGTCAGGTTTCAAcggtaaaataaaaaacaagctTCCTTTTCactaaagagtaaagagagGATTCCTCTCAGGAttggtttttcctatttttcttGCTTATATTCAGTTGTGGTTAATCGAATCTTAAAAGATCTAATGGATGGTGtttcattaaaataataacCTCAAAGATTTAATGGATGGTATATAAAAGAAcagaaaaaatgatttgattttataagttttcaGAGAATCAAGAGCTTGTTTGTgaacacatgaaaaaaaaaaaaagtaaagagaagaagaacaactatctctctctctctatctctgcgCCTGAGGAGCTGTAATTTGGCAGAAGCTTGTGTCGTTTTAAGGAGAAATTAGAAGTGAATCTATGTAAGTCATGTTGGTTGGTAAGATCGATTTTGGTGACATTAAAGAAAAATTCCTTTGaacaaactaataaaaaaagaaagggttTAGGGACCATTTTCAAGTAAGAAAATTTAAGAGACGAGCCCACTTGAAAGGGACATAACGAAGGGACCCCATGTGAATTTGCAAGCAGAGACAGAGGCTTTGACCGTTCTCATTCACCATCCATCCTCCATTATTAGCCAAAGTCTTAAACCATGTGATTCATCATCACAAGGCTTCGTTGGACTCTCCTGTATCTTACACAGTCTCCCCTCTTTCGTCTTATGCTTTTCTAACAACACACCCTGTCCTATTTTCGTTCCTACCAAGCAACAAATCCAACACCTGAAGATGATAATAATCCTTCTGGAAGTATAACAATGCATGGGATGAGCTATCTATCCAGATACGCATTTATTCACTCACACAGCAAGAGAGTAGTACAGTACAGTGTATCATGCAACTCAAAAGCATACAAAATATCACAACAAATAGAGAAATGTTAATAAACCCCAAATGTCATTACGGTCTGATTTCTGAAAACTTTTAATATGTCCAAGGAAAATCAAATGGGAATGAAAGTCTTAGATCccccagcttcttcttcttcatcgtctgaAATGCACTTTATTTGTCAGCCCCAAGTGTTCATCTTAACCACCTATATCACATCAACATGTTACTCTCAGAGTTAGCATCGCAAGccagaggaagaaaaagaaagcagtGGGAGGATTTCTTATGCATAGAAGACAGAACATCACTACCCTAGAGCTTCACATGACAGAGAAATAAGAACCATAACCAGGATCTCAGTCATTCCTAGACATGACAAACCACCATCCAAAAGCTTCAAGTGGCAAAAAAACTTAGCAAAGGTGCCTAGGATAATCTAATCTAGTACCCAGGACTGAGGATCTTATTCGTTTCCTTAAAGGACTTCTACACAGAATAACAATCAAACCAGTACACTAATGCTTCAAACTGACAAAGAACTCAGCAATTGCGCATCTGCTTATTGCTTAATATAACTGATACAGAAGCCAAATCCACAAGGTATCTTACTAAAATCTTAAAGTATTTCCATTTTCGAaatcccaaaaagaaaacacagagCTTTTCCAGTGATCACACATGTAGCTAACCTAACGAAAACAACAGAAGTGGTCTACTGATTCTCATCGATACATGGACGAACGAAAGCTGTATTGGCTTTCCATAGTAAACAACAAGCAATATCATAGCTCTATCCAATAGGACTAAACTAAGAAAGAAGCTCAGAGAAAGCAGATCGAATAACCTAAGTAGAGAAGGAACACAAACCTGAGTGACACAAAAGAGATATAAAAACTGATCATGAGGAAGGAACTGTAGCTTTCTCGACGACCTTCTTATCGCGTCGTTCCATAGCTACATCCCATTCATCGTGGCCGATGTGCTTAGGCTGCTCAAtcccaaaattcaaaaatcaaatcatcaattCAAATGCTCACTAAACTTAATCGGATCAAACGGAGCAAACCCTAGGAGAGAGACGCAATGTAagaaaaaagggggaaaaaaatcTCATACACGGCCATGGTAAGCTTTGTGGATGTAGTACTGAGAATTTCCCGCGATGCATAGCATTCCACCGATGATTCCGAGAGGCAGCAACGCTTCCATCCATACCAACgacatcttcttcgtcttctctctttcctttttcgaTTGTGGTTTCTTTCTCTGTGTTAAGATCCAAAGTTAATGATTGAGAGAGATGAGACCTCTACTACTGAGGAGGACTCAATTGAGAAACATTAATGggctttttctttaataaaaatgttaatctTGAAGCCCAATACATCCCaataaaaacgtttttttttcttttgattgtcTCTCAGTGGTAAGTGGTAACAACTCGATAACC is drawn from Camelina sativa cultivar DH55 chromosome 1, Cs, whole genome shotgun sequence and contains these coding sequences:
- the LOC104743472 gene encoding NADH dehydrogenase [ubiquinone] 1 alpha subcomplex subunit 1-like — encoded protein: MSLVWMEALLPLGIIGGMLCIAGNSQYYIHKAYHGRPKHIGHDEWDVAMERRDKKVVEKATVPSS